Part of the Zingiber officinale cultivar Zhangliang unplaced genomic scaffold, Zo_v1.1 ctg94, whole genome shotgun sequence genome, TTATCACCGTATCAAATACATATAGAAAAGTTGAGGGGCTTGTGCGAGAAATAATTTGCCCCTTAATTGTAAAATGGTAGTAGATCTGCTTATTCCTTTGTAATTGACATAATCTCTTTGCGCTTCCCTCCGTTGTTCATCTCTCTGTTAATGAAGCTCTTTGTGCATATCGTCCTCCCTTCAATCATCTTTGTCATGACTTTTGATCGATGTAGGTCAATCACCTATATTGCTTCTACGACCTCCATCGTTGCTCATCAACACTTGTTCCTCGCAAACCCTACTCCCATTCTTCCATTGGTGAGGATGGGCTGCCATCCATGATTGCCACCTTTCTAATGAGATTATGCATcctcatgcttcatgttgctcgCTCCATTGTTAATCAAGTCCACTCTGAGACAAAGGATAACCTGCTCTTGGTGCTTGCCCTTCTTAGGGATTGACTCATTGAAGCTTATATCATCTGCATCGTTGACTGCCATCCTTACCACCTCAATTTCTGCACCAAGACTTTGGGTGCACTTGGTTCAAGGTTATCATGTATTTCCTTGGTTAtgaggaataaaatataacctaatattgtttggtttaattttaggTAATACAATAAAAACTTGTTTATTTGGAGGTTTTAGTGTATAACTTAGTTAATAATAAGTTTGATAAAagtgaaaataaaacaaaataaaaatataatattattaataatggtgatatatataaataaataaatttaaataatatttagaattttttattatttaaaaaaagggATAAATTTGTTGGATTTTAGAGTAAATCTATTTAGTTTATCTAAACTATAGTTAGAAGTTGATTGATTCAATTGACTAAATTTTAATCAAAaactaaagttaaaaaaaaaaaccaaacagAACCATCTCCTCACGCATGCGATCATGCGCTTGCCTCTGTTGTCGCCATCTCTCGTAATCGACAATCATGCACTTGCCACCTTCGTCCCCACTTGCCGGTGTCTTGTTCACGGGACGGTGAATCGCTTGCCACCTCCGGCGAGCCTTCTGCACGAAGGAATGGGGGTGGCGTTTGTTGCTTGTGCTTGCCCTTGATGCTACAACCGTCCATTGCTCTCCCTGGACGACGTTCCACTGCTTGCGATCGGCCACTGCTCGCCCTCACTGCGATGAAGGACGATGAATAGCCATGGCTGCTTGCCCCGCGATGAAGGACGACGAAGGAACGATTGGCCGCTACTCGCCCTCGCTGCGCCGCTGCTCGTGCTTGATGAACGAATGACCGCGGCTGGATtctcgttaaccccggaatcaagaaaaacctagAATTTGGAGATAATTGCATTTCAGGTTATATCCCATTTTGCTGACGTTTTGCTGATGTGGCGGGAATGCATCAAAACATAGGAATCACCCATTATCTAAATTAGACAGGTTAAACAATATAACCTTGGGTCGATAACGAAGGTTATTGacgataacccccaaccaaacgcaccctaaagaTCAAGTTGGAGTTTTACCACGGGCATGGTTTTAAATCTTGAGTTGCGCCAATCAACACATGTGAAATTTCTTGTTCCGCCTGTTAACCGATGCACAAGAAGTTTCAATATCCAATGCGCGAGTGGATGAGTCCTTTTGCAGTTCTGCCTTTGTTGCGAGCATCTTCTGCAAGCCTAAGTATCTTCTATAGGGACAAAATCCTTTTGCTTAAGATAGCATTTTCCACCTGCATTGCGAGCATGTTGAGATTTGAGCTGATATACTTCATGTCTGGGGATCACTCTGATGTTGCAAGGCTTCAACAACCAAACCCTAGGTAGCTCACACACTATCTAGACAATCCCAAGAACATTACAAAATATAACATGTCTGAAAATAAAAACCAAAGATTACAACACACCGCATACTCATTCACTCATGCCTCTAATGCTTTCAGGACATCAGCCCCTTGAATCCACTGAGGATCAAGCAGCATCTTGATCCAAGTCTCTGGTTCTCAAATTCACTAAGCTCCTCCTCGAGCTTCAAGACATCAAGCAGATCAAAGTTATGCTCTTAAATCCACGAGCCCCATCTCTACAACTTGATCCCATCGAGTCCACGATCTCCATGAGCTCAACTGTAATCTCTAAGTCGAATTGTCACAACTTCTTGCACACTATATCAAcaatatcaaattaaaattaactaactTAGACTGTTTTGGTGACATAGCAAAATAGCAAAACAATGCTGTTCACTCCACCTGCATTGCGAGCATGTTCTGAGACTTGAGCTGATCTACTTCATGTCTGGGGATCACTCTGATGTTGCAAGGCTTCAACAACCAAACCCTAGGTAGCTCACACACTATCTAGACAATCCCAAGaacattacaaaatgtaacatgtctgaaaataaaaatcaaagatTACAACACACCGCATAATCATTCACTCATGCCTCTAATGCTTTCAGGACATCAGCCCCTTGAATCCACGGAGGATCAAGCAGCATCTTGATCCAAGTCTCTGGTTCTCAAATTCACTAAGCTCCTCCTCGAGCTTCAAGACATCAAGCAAATCAAAGTTATGCTCTTAAATCCACGAGCCCCATCTGTACAACTTGATCCCATCGAGTCCACAAACTCCATGAGCTCAACTGTAATCTCTAAGTCGAATCGTCACAACTTCTTGCACTCTATATCAAcaatatcaaattaaaattaactaactTAGACTGTTTGGGTGACATAGCAAAATAGCAAAACAATGCTGTTcactaaaataattttaggacaaggagaaCCATTAACCGGTGCACAAATGCACATAAGACTTGCAAAATTGAACTACCGGATAGTTATAAAGACTAAACATATATTTGAGTGAGCCTTATCAGTCTTGAAACTCCATGCTTTGATTATTTGGAGAGATCCATAAAAATTTTAtggtatttgaaaaaaaaaattgtactagGATAGAGGTCACTTAAAAATATGGGCTACATTAATACTCAATATACACTCTCGTAGGCAAAAAGATCTAGCCATGGTGTCATTCTAGTAGGTAATTTGAGTTTCTGAGATTGTTATATTCAAATTAAGTGCAACAAAGTATAAGGCTATGGCCCTGGCTACATGTAAGCTTATCTAGATTAAATGGTTGATTAGCATTTTGGGATATAATCCTATAGAGTGGAGAGTCTATGAAGCTATGTCAAGACAACCAACTTGCCATGCACATGCTTGTAATCAAGTGGTTCATGGGAGGACACAACATAGAGATTGATTTCCCATTCATTAGATATAAGGTGAAATTCAATAAATTGTCAAGTCATTGGTTGGCATTTATTGATTAGTTAGTGGATTTGCTAAGTCTTTAAGAGGTCCTAGGACCGGCTATATTGGTAACAAGAAGAGTATCTAGAATATCTTTTAAGTCTGCTTGAGGGGAGCGGGAAGTGTTAGAGATCTAAAACTTGGTGTACGAAGTTGCCACCAATGTGGGGTCTCGGGTAAGGGTTAGACCACATTCGGTtaattgtacgcagccttacttgTATTTTTGCAAAAAGTTGTTTCCGCGACTCGAACACGTGACATtaaggtcacatgacaacaactttaccgttctATCAATGCTCCCATTCGGGAAAGTGTGATTTACTTGTAAATAATAGGGACTTACTCGTAATCATGGTTTAAAGTGCCGTGCCGAGACAATCGAAAAGGATGAAACATCTTGTTTGCGCCTTGCGACCGACACCGGCACGACCCCGGCACCAAACCTGCGATAGCTGCGAGTGTTGCACGACCCCGTGGCCGCAGCAGAGGGGTCACTCAACCCCGCACAATAGCGGAGGGGTCGCATAACCCTTCCGCTGTCGCCGCGGAGGCGTCGCGTGACCTGCGGTTGCTGCAGAGGAGTCGCACGACTACCGCGATCGCGTCGGAGGAGTCACTCGATCCCCACGGCCATGGCTGAGGGGTCACGCAACCTCGTGGCAACACCGAAGTCGCGCGAGCTCCTGAGTGATGTCTGATTTTggattttttataattaaacttaggttaattattttaatcaactcctagctatgatggagataatctaaagatgctttattaaatcctaataaaattatctaattaattttatatttcatttattttaatttaaaaattatgataagatttttatttatttatttatctattttcatatctttttcttttttttaagattattttttatattgtttatttttttaaatatttatattaaatattttattttttaattaatatattttatatttaaaaaataccgaaactatatcggtaTGACACGATATGGTACCGaaatcgtatcgttccggtcccagactgaaacctcggcacgggtcgaaattttaaactttgCTCATAATAACATATAACACATTTTTTTGTTGATGAATAAGAAACACAAATAAAGGACTACTTGAGGCATAAAACTCTAATATTTTCTCATTAATTTCTTCAGACATATTTTTGTCTTTCCTGAAATTTATGTTTCAATAATAATTATGACATTTGCAAGAATACTTTTCTTGTTCTGGTTCTATTTTGGTAGTACAACAAGTGTTATGACTCTCAAAAATTTAGGGTTAATTAAATGGTACTTATCCAGCCTCAAGGTATTTTAAATCACATTTATTTTAATTACATTAAATATTTGTTCTATATTTTATAGTAATTCTATAAATTCATTCATTCTCGAAAATATTTATGATGGTAATTCACTTCAATGCTTATTCAAAAAAGATATATATTCCCATTACCTTTCGCCTCTTATTTcgagctcctgaaattgtttaaCTTTACTCTTAGGCCTCCTATAATATGAAGATGGCTCTAATTCCATATATCTATACGGCTATACTTATGTTCCACTTCCTAAAGAGATGAATACTTTACTCTCGTTTTATCCCAAAAGGGGGGTATAGTTTAAAATCTCCAATCTGTTACTATGGAGTAGAGAAAACTGTGAAGATTGCTTATTGCTGGAATATTAACGAATAGCATGCACAAGAGACTCAAGAGTTGGATCAGgacaacaattaaaataatagTTAGGAGGATAATTTGGTTGGTTGTTTCCTTTGTAAGaatcattattaaaatttaaGAGGTCTTTAGCACATCCCCAAGGAGATGAGCAGTAGCTAAattaagaaatgaaaagaatgcAATCTCCATATTTCTTCTATAATACCAATATAATTATCAAGTCAACGGTTGCTTTAACAGAACTTACTCTCTGCATGCTTCCAGTAGATCCTGATACAAATATTTTGTAATGTCTGTACACATTGTGGTCTTATAAACAATATTTTTCTTTAACATGTCACACTATTTCATTGTCTTGATTTTTTGGACATATTTTGGAGAAGTTCCAGAAATTTACCACTACATTAGAGAATTAAGTAAGCATATGCTTGCTACCAGATTGTGGTTAGATATCACTAATAAACTGTTTCATAGCAGGTATGATTCTTCAGTTTTATCTGGCTTCTTGTTAATGTTCATTGCCAGCATAGTATGGTTGAAGCTTGTGTCCTATGCACATACCAATTATGATATACGAATGCTATCTCAGGTATTTATCCTTTTAAAACTTCAATAGTTGCTCCGAAATGACAAAACTAGGATATATTGTTTCTATTTATATTGCATctggtttttttttaattattttgttaATAATTACATCTATAATATTATTGTATACATATGATTAAAATGGTTAAGAAATGATCCTGACTGACACATTACTTAGCTTGAGAGCATTCTATATATATTGGTGAAATAATAACTTCAATTCATCACTCTGAAAACAACCACAGATATTCCATCACTAATTTCACCATTAGCGGTCTTTATTTGAATGTGGAAATGCAAAGGCATGTAATGGCATGTATATAGAAGCAAGCCCCATTTTGGTGGAAACAAGTTTTGAATCTAAGTCCTTGGCAATAACTTCTAAGGTCTTTACACACTTTATAAGTTGACATCTTGTAATCTTAGACACATTGTGTTAATTGATATCAGTGCTGGTCAAAGTGTTCCTTCCAATTGTCGATGATACTAATATCATGTTGGCTCTGCCTCCCATGATGATAGTTTTCATGGTACTAATTGCGAGAGAGTTTGCCTTGATCAAAATGAACCAGAAAGAAAAATTCTTTTTTCATGGTGGAGCAATTCTATTTATCGTTCACAAGTGTAGATGATACACTATGAAAAAGCGTAACAAGGGTAGGAGGAGGATGAATTGGAGCTCCAAtagccacaaagaagaagaatgaTGTTGGAGTTGGAGAAATTTAGAAGCATTCATATTTTGTACCCATGTCTATTCCAATTTTAACGATGTTCATCTAAGTCCAACTCCTAGTAGTTAACTAACATATATTTATAGATATGTGGAGCAATTAGTTTCAAAATGAGATATCTTGgaagcattatttaatttgtgTCTTGGTGAATCATGGGGTTGATATCGCTAGGATGCTGCAAGAATAGAGAATCAATACTCCCATTCGATGTACAACCCTCATTATTAGTAAAGTATAATCATTAGTGAAGATGCTTGTTATTTATTTGGTACCTTATTGCTCTAATTTAGTTTGATTGGACTTCTAATTGCTATTGACTTATATATAAAGCTAATCAAGTTAAGTAGAAGGAATTATAAAACCCATTTGAGTTGATCTCAAAACATGCTGACGTGTGCCAAGTATCGACATGGTACAGTACTGAAACTGTACCATCAGTACAGAATAATACTTTATATCTTGCATATGCATATATTCACTTTTGGAATCTGAAAGGGTAAATGTTTGGACATGGGTTAATAGAAATCATAGGTGCCCACATTGGACCAACCATTGTTTGTAGGAGTATTTGATTGACGTgtaacttttattattattattattattattattattcttcaATCTCTTAATAGTCTGAAATGCTCCTCTGTTAAGTCTACATTGTAGAGCATGTTTGTTCTTGTCAGTTTGGAGTGATTGTTCTAttccatattttttttccttttttagcttggtaaaattaaattgatttctTTTTTCTTACTTGTaattttttccacaacttttttTTTCATCTGTGAGATGAAACATCAAGTTAGCTATTTAACATTTctctatttatctaataatttgtTTCTTTATCCTTAGGAAGACAAGTCTTATAGTTTTTCAGGCCTCAGTAACGAAGAAGGTGTTAGCTTCAATCAGTTAGCATACTTTATGTTTGCTCCAACACTTTGTTATCAGGTATTTCAATTGGCTATACATTCACTTATCTTTTTACTACTGATGAATTCCAAAGAATTACTTTCCCTACTGGTATGCAATACAATATGTagttttcttttttcactctaAAAAACTCGGTTCTCTATTTTGCTTAAGATCCATGTAAAATGCCTTCCGTAGCTAAACTTAATGGATGTTTGGTTAGATATATTAACTTCTAAAGGGATTCATCCCATGTATTGACTTATTCAAGAACCCTTATTTGCATAATTatgcagtatatatatatatatatacactgcaTAATTATTAGTtaccatatttatatatattaattaccaTAACTGCATATATTAGTTACCATATTATTGGTACAAATTAGTTAATAGATATATGTTAATTAGGCTAATTTgtcaattagtttaattataattttctaaaattaaatcccgtgtttgtatataaatatgtctCACTTTTTAATAAAGATATACTTTTTATCTCATCTTTACACAGCTATAGTGTACCATATTGGTCCTATATGTATCCTGTTGTATTGTTGTCTCTTAAGAATAACAAGACACTAACTCACCCCCTTCAATAAATACAAGTAGAAAGGATTTCCTAATCTGATTTTTCATTTTAGTTGTATGGTTTATGATATTCACTTTATCTCGCTTTCTACTAGTTTCATCTTCTTGTACTCCTAAATCcagagtaaaaataatttttgtaggTATAATCTTTACTGACATAAGCTTGGTCTATTAACGGATATACTGATGTTGATTTTCTATGATTCTCATGCTGTGTAGCAAAACTATCCCCGTACAATGTCCATTAGAAAGGGTTGGGTTACCCGTCAACTTATTAAGTGGGTGATCTGTACAGGTGTAATGGGCTTTATCATTGAGCAAGTAAGCCATTGTTTTGGTTGCTAGTActtgtttttcttttccctttctgAAAACTTCTAATACTTCATATTACTTGGTTGCTTCCCTTTTTTCCTTCTGCAGTACATGAATCCAATTGTGAAGCAGTCTCAACATCCCTTAAAAGTGAATCTTCTGTATGCTATAGAAAGAGTCTTAAAATTGTCAGTTCCAACATTGTATGTGTGGCTTTGTATGTTCTATGGCTTTTTTCATCTATGGTAAGTTATATAAGTGCATCAAAGTAAAATTCAGAGTTGGCATTAGAGTTATATGAAATACTAATTTCGCTTGAAGTTACCTAGAAATGCACAAGTCAGATTCACGAATTGAACAAGACATAAACTCTACTTAGTGCCAATGTTGGCATTTATCAGTTGTCAAAATCCCGTTTGTGTAGTAATGGGTTGAATACATTTAGGAATGTCTATAATAAATTATTGGCTAATTAAGTCTTGTAGTTTGTCTTTTACAATAAAAAATATAGTTATTAGAAAGTTCGATATTTATTTCATCAACTAAACGTTTTCTTCTCTTTGTAGGTTAAATATTCTGGCTGAGCTCCTTCTCTTTGGTGATCGTGAGTTCTACAAAGACTGGTGGAATGCAAAAACAGTTGAAGAGGTAGTGAAAGTTTGAACtcgttttgtatttttattttgtgatgCAGTTTGACTACTTTACATACAGGAGAAATATAAAAGTGTCAATGATTTTAACTATTTCTTCTCTTTATGCATGACTTTTTTGGGATCACAAGTATTGGAGAATGTGGAACATGGTACGTCTTTGCTTAATCACCTTAAGTTTTGCACGATTGATAGATGGTTCTATTTGTCTTTACATAAAATTCTACGcctctttatttgtttttttaaggAAAAGGATTTAAGTGACTTAAGGTCACTTTGTTTTTTAATGGTTGTACTTCATAGTTCATAATGGATAAGTATTCTTACCATTTCAAgcatatcatttttttttgtattttagtacatttaatgatttatttttatttaatatgtaATCACTTTAATTCggtcaaaattactttaaaattattgTAGCAACTATTGCATAGCTACCACACTATTATAATAGCTATATTGTTAGTGTTAGCCCTTAgagctaattatgagatgattgacaagggaacttttgtatcatatttcattaataaaagacaaagtttatggttattatatttacttcagatcGGTGCcagataaataagtataata contains:
- the LOC122037844 gene encoding diacylglycerol O-acyltransferase 1-2-like; amino-acid sequence: MHKKFQYPMREWMSPFAVLPLLRASSASLSIFYRDKILLLKIAFSTCIASMLRFELIYFMSGDHSDVARLQQPNPRLWLDITNKLFHSRYDSSVLSGFLLMFIASIVWLKLVSYAHTNYDIRMLSQEDKSYSFSGLSNEEGVSFNQLAYFMFAPTLCYQQNYPRTMSIRKGWVTRQLIKWVICTGVMGFIIEQYMNPIVKQSQHPLKVNLLYAIERVLKLSVPTLYVWLCMFYGFFHLWLNILAELLLFGDREFYKDWWNAKTVEEYWRMWNMPVHKWMIRHVYFPCLRNGIPKGVSIFISFFVSAIFHELCVAVPCHIFKFWAFLGIMFQIPLVTLTKYLQRKFTNTMVGNIIFWFFFCILGQPMCVLLYYHDVMNRNLKD